TGCAGAACAGAAAGCGCATATCGAAGCGGTGAAATCGCTTATCATGAGTGAAGTGAATGTGAAAGAAATCAATTTCGTTGACGAAACAGCCGGTATTCTGGTGAAGAAGGTGAAATGTGATTTCAAGAAACTGGGCCCGAAATTCGGTAAAATGATGAAGGCGGTAGCCGCTCAGGTGGCGGAATTGCCTCAGGATGCAATCAATGAACTGGAAAAGACCGGAAAATATGCACTGATAATTGATGGCAACGAAGCTGTAATTGAAGCAGCCGATGTGGAAATCTACAGTGAAGATATACCGGGATGGTTGGTTGCAAATGAAGGTAAGCTGACTGTTGCTCTTGAGGTTACAATAACCGACGAGCTGCGCAAGGAGGGTGTGGCCCGCGAATTGGTTAATCGTATACAAAACATACGTAAATCAAGCGGTCTGGAGATTACTGATAAAATAAAAATCGCTTTATCGAAAAATGAACAGACAGATGATGCGGTAAATGAATATAATTCTTATATTTGTAACCAAGTACTTGCCAATTCTCTTACATTAATGGATGAAGTGAAGGACGGTACAGAACTCAATTTTGATGAATTTTCATTATTTGTGAATGTAGAAAAAGAATAACGCAACTTTAAAATATAAAACTATGGCAGAAAAGACAAGATACACTGATGCGGAACTAGAAGAATTCCGTGCCATTATTCTCGAGAAGCTGGAAAAAGCTCAAAAGGATTATGACCAGCTTAAATTAAGCATCATGAATCAGGATGGCAACGATATAATCGATACTTCCCCTACCTACAAGGTTTTGGAAGAGGGTGCTAACACTTTGTCAAAAGAAGAGGTGGGACGACTGGCTTTAAGACAGCAGAAGTTTATTCAAAGTCTTCAGGCTGCTTTGGTTCGTATTGAAAACAAAACCTATGGGATTTGCCGTGAAACAGGAAAATTAATTCCTGCAGAAAGGCTGCGTGTAGTTCCTCACGCTACATTGAGTATTGAAGCAAAAGAGGGAAAAAGATAAATGAAACTAAAAATATCAAAAGGACAAATTTCAGTTATTATTGTACTTTCTGTTCTGGTTATTGACCAGATTATAAAAATCCTGGTAAAAACAGGGATGTATTTACACGAAAGTATACGGGTTTGCGGAAATTGGTTCTATATTTATTTTACAGAAAATAATGGGATGGCTTTCGGAATGGAATTATTCGGAAAGCTATTCCTCACATCTTTTCGGATTATTGCGGTAACTTTGATTGGCTACTACATCGTCAAAGTGGTTAAGAAAAACTATAAGACAGGTTATATCGTGTGCCTCTCCATGATTCTGGCAGGAGCATTGGGAAATATTATCGATAGCGTGTTTTATGGAGTTTTTTTCAGCGCAAGCGTTCCTGAGCTGTATGTAAATTCTTCCCTGGCAACCTTCCTGCCTGATGGAGGTGGTTATTCATCTTTATTACATGGCAAGGTGGTTGATATGTTTTATTTTCCTATCATAGATACAACATGGCCTTCTTGGGTTCCGTTTGTAGGTGGAAATCACTTCATTTTCTTTAGTCCGATTTTTAATTTCGCTGATGCTTCCATTAGCTGTGGTATTATTGCACTTCTGATATTCTATAATAAATATCTGAATGAAGGGCATTCCACAAAGAAAGAAGCAATAAAAAATGATGAGCAGCAAACTAAATAAGCTTTTTATCGGGTTTGTAATTGCTTCCTGCTGCGGTTTTTCGGCATGTAAGAAGAAGATGCCCGGCGACGTTCTTTCTAAAGGAGAAATGGAAGATGTTCTTGTAGATTATCATCTTGCAAGAGCAATGGCTGAAAATCTTCCTTCGGAAGAACGTTATAAACAAATTCTCTATATAAATGCTGTATATGATAAATATGGCATAACAGAAAAAGACTTTAACTCTTCACTGGAGTGGTATTCACGCCATACTGAAGACATGGTTAAGATCTATGAGAAGGTAGATAAGAGACTGCTTGCTCAGAAAGAGAAAAATAAAGTGCTTCTGGCATCAAGTGGTACTGAAGAACAAAAACAATCAGCAACCGGTGACACTGTAAATATCTGGAATAAACAGAAATATTACAAACTAACAGAGTCTTCCACATCAAACAAATTCTATTTTTCAATCTATCCTGATAATAATTTCAAGGAGCGTGATATCTTTATCTGGAGCATCCGCTGCTCGTTTGCCACAGCTAAAAAACATCCGCAGGATGCCGTAATGGCAATGGTTATTAAATACGATAATGATTCTGTAATTACTCAGACTCGTAATATCGGAAATAATGGAATGTACATTATACGTATACAAAACGATTCGCCTTCAAACATTCGTGAGATTAAGGGATTTGTCTATTATAACCACCTCGGAAGTTATCCCCAGGATGCATTGATTGTCGATAAAATTTCGCTCACGAGATATCATGTAAAAGGTGCCCCGGCACCCGTACAAACACCTGCTACACCACCGGCGCAAAATACAATAATACCTGATACTGCCAGGCCAGCAACTCCGACTAATCAAACCGTACAACCTGAGGTAAAGCCGGCCGGTACTGATACGATTAAAAAGGTTCCTGTTAATTCGGCAGTTCCGCGACGTAGAACAATAAATAAAACTAATAGCGGCAATCAGAATAACAATCAGATTTCACCCGAAAGATCCAGATAATGAAACGCATTGCTTCGCATTATCTGTATCTTTCGCCTGACATGTTCTATAAAAGACAGGTTGTAGAGATTGATCAAGAAAGTTTTGTGCGCTATTTCCCTTTAGAAGAAGAAATAGAGTCCGTTTTATGGATGCCCGGCATTTTGTTTCTTTCTTCCCGCCCAATTGATTTTAATAAAATAAGAGAAGCTTTTAAAGGCTCAGTAGGAGAGAATCTTTCTGTTTTTTTAAAAAGATACAGTGCACCTGTAAATAGAGGAGATGTAGTTTCTGTTTTTCTTATCACCTCAGTCGACTTATCTTCCTTTACCATTCTACCGGGAAGTGACATTAAAAAGCTATAATATTTTGTACATTATCTATAGCCGAAGCCGACTTTGTTGAAAGTATCCCTGGAATCTTTTCAAAATGGAGTAAAATCAATTGTTTATGAAAATTATAAATTGCAATTTCAATAAATAAAATAGCCATCTTCAATCTGTCTTATGAATTGAAGATGGCTATTAAAAAGCTGTAATGATTAATATATATCAGTCTTTGAATCCCGCTTTATAGTTCTGAGCTTCTAAATAGCCTTAGGCAGTTATTTACAATGTAAAACAAACTATGTTGGCTATTTTGTTACTACCCATAAAAGTCGGGAACAAATTTGAAATCGATTACTTTTTGTCTTTTCGATTTCTGGAGAAATTTCTTTTTCCTTTGAACTTTCCGCCACCACCTTTGCTATGAGTGCGTGGATTATATACCGGAGCTTCTCCTAATTCCGAAGGAATTGGAATTTTATAGATGGTTTTATCCAGGAAATTCTCAATTGATTTGAATGCTCCTTGCTCTTTTTCGCTCACGAAAGTCAGGGCAACACCGTCATTGTTGGCGCGAGCTGTTCGTCCTATTCTGTGCACATAGTCTTCACTGTCGTTTGGCACATCGTAATTGATAACTAATCTGATATCGTCAATGTCAATACCACGTGAAACAATATCAGTAGCTACCAGGATATTGATTCGTCCGTTTTTGAATTCACGCATAATGTGGTCTCGCTGAGCTTGTTCCAGGTCAGAATGCATTTCGCCTACATTCAACTTTAATAATTTAAGCGATTTTGTAACCTCTTTTACTTTAAGCTTTGAAGACGCAAATATGATAACTTTTTCGGGAACCTCTTCCGAAAAGAGGGATTGAATTATATTAAGTTTCTGATTCTCGTAGCAAACATAAGCTGCCTGAACGATTTTATCTGCTGGTTTTGATACGGCAAGCTTTATTTCAGCCGGGTTATTTAAAATTGTATTAGCCAGTTTCTGAATGTTTGCAGGCATGGTAGCTGAAAACATAATGGTTTGTCTCTCCTTTGGCAGAAGGTTTACCACTTGCATGATATCGTCATAGAATCCCATATCCAACATTCTGTCGGCTTCATCGAGTACAAAATAAGAAACACGTGATAAATCGACATACCCTAAACTTATATGACTTAAAAGACGACCCGGCGTTGCTATTACTACATCGGCCCCCAAAGTAAGACCTTTTTTTTGTTGTTCGAAAAGTACTCCGTCATTTCCACCAAATACGGCTACACTCGAGACCGGCATGAAGTAGGAGAATCCTTCCATCTGCTGATCAATTTGCTGAGCCAGCTCACGGGTTGGAGACATGATAATACAATTGATGGCATCTTCCGGATGCTTTTCACGGCAAAGCTTATTGATGATAGGGAGAAGGAAAGCTGCCGTTTTGCCTGTTCCGGTCTGTGCCACGGCTATCAAATCTCTTCCTTCAAGTATAACGGGTATAGCCGCTTCCTGCACCGGAGTACATTCATCAAAATTCATGGCATCAAGTGCCTGAAGTACTGTATCATCTAATTTTAGCTCAGAAAATTTCATTCGTCATATTATTTATCTACAAAGATAGAAAAAAGTTTGTTTGATGAAGCACAGTTTCCGAATTTCTGATTCTCCACTTTGGATTATTAAAGCCTACCTTGCTCATCAAGGTAGGAGTCTTTGAACCCAAGGAAATAAAGAACCCCATCCAATCCGATTGTATTTATTGATTGCTTAGCCGTTTGTTTCACTTTTGGTTTTGCATGATAAGCAATACCCAAACCGGCAATCCCTAACATAGGCAGGTCGTTTGCTCCATCGCCTACGGCAATGGTCTGTGCTATATCCACATTCTCAACCTGTGCAATTAAACGAAGTAACTCTGCTTTTCGCTTTCCGTCTACTATATCTCCCACATAGTTGCCGGTTAGTTTGCCGTCGACAATTTCAAGCTCATTTGCATAAACGTAATCAATACCGTATTTTTGCTTGAGATAATTTCCAAAGTAAGTGAAACCACCCGAAAGAATAGCTATTTTATATCCGTACCGTTTCAATACGACCATTAATCTATCAACCCCTTCTGTAATCGGAAGATTCTCAGCAATCTCTTTCATAACAGAAACATCCAGACCTTTTAATAGTGCTACACGTTTACGAAAGCTCTCAATAAAGTCTATTTCACCTCGCATGGCACTTTCTGTAATAGCTTTTACCTCATCACCAACTCCGGCTCTGACGGCCAATTCATCAATAACTTCAGTCTCTATCAATGTAGAGTCCATATCGAAGCAGATTAGACGGCGCATTCTACGATACATATTATCAAGTTGGAATGAATAATCCATATTCAGTTCGCCTGAAAGTTTCAGTAACTGTGCCTGCATCTCTTCTTTATTTTTAGGATTTCCACGTACGGAAAGCTCAATACACGAACGAATGTTTGCCTTCTTCTCATCAAGCGGTATTCGTCCGGTTAATCTCTTTATAGCATCAATATTTAGTCCTTGGTCAGCAACGATACGTGTTACGGCTGATATTTGTGTTGCTGTGAGTTTCCTCCCCAGAAGAGTAAGAATGTACCTGTTTTTCCCCTGCATACCAACCCAATCTTCATACTCTTCTACAGAGATAGGATAAAAACGGATAGTAATGCCAAGAGAGGATGCTTTAAATAGGAGTTCCTTCATAATACTACCAGAATGTTGTTCCTTAGTCTTGAAAAGTATCCCTAAAGAGAGGGTATTGTGAATATCTGCTTGACCAATATCTAGAATGGTTACATCATATTTCGATAGAATCTCTGTAACAGAAGCGGTCAGACCTGGTCGATCCTCCCCGGTAATGCGAATAAGGATTAGTTCTGTTGCTGATTTAGTCATATTTCCTGTTTGTTTTTGCTGCAAAAGTAGTCAATTTTTGTAGGTTTTATCATAAAAAATCTGAAAATTAGTGCTTTAATTACTCGTTGATTTGGATATTTGAATAACATTTGTATATCTTTGCGTTAAGTCTCTAAAATTAATGTTTTGATTATCAATTGATTTAGGTGAAATCAAGTGACAAAACAAGATAATGTTCCGGGTAGAAACTACTGTTGAGTGCAGTCCCGGATAGTATTAACTAAAACCGAATTACATGAGGTATGTAAAATGGCTTTTTGTTGTATTATTAATCACTTCCTTAACTTCTTTTGTTGGAAAAGACAAACCCACTGGCGGTTTGAACATTGGAGATGTAGCTCCTGCTATTAAATTCAGGACTACTCTCAACAATCAGCTACTTAACTTGAAAGACCTGAAAAAAAAGTATGTACTTGTAAACTTCTGGGCTACTTATGACGCAAAATCGCGCATGACAAATGTTAGCCTGAATAATGCAATCAGGAAAACTTTCAATAAAGTAAATTTTGTTTCGATATCGTTTGATGAATATCAGTCGATTTTTAAAGAAACAGTGCGAAAAGATCGGATAGTTGCCCCTATCTGCTATGCAGAAACAAAAGGTGAGTCTTCAAGATTGTACAAAGAATACAGTTTAGATCGAGGATTCGGTAACTATTTATTAGATGAAAATGGTGTAATCATTGCCAAAGACATCTCTGCGTCTCAACTCCCTTCTTTCATAAATTAAGAGAGTTGTTTTTTTAAGAGGAAAGAAATACAACAAAAAAACTGAAGTTCCACAATACTTGTCAGTCAAGTACCGTGGAACTTCTTTCATTTTAGACTCTTATCTTGATTACCTGCTAAATTTATTTGGGAGCATTTCTATAAAGGACGATGGCAATTATTGTAAATACAATATTAGGAATCCATACAGCAACAATAGGAGGCACATTCCCATTGACTGCAAATGTGGAAGATACAGTCTGGAACATGATATAAGAGAAGCTTAAAGCTAATCCTAATCCTAAATGTAATCCCATACCACCTTTAATTCTTCGCGAAGAAAGCGCAACCCCGATTGTGGTTAGAATGAACGAAGCAAAAGACATAGCTATTCGCCGTTCATATTCTATCTCAAAGACCTTAATATTGGCAAATCCCCTTTGTTTTTGCTTATCAATATATTCCTTTAATTTAGGACTCGTCATCGTTTCTTGCTGATTCTTCATAATCAGGAAGTCGGATGGCTCCATCATAATTGTGGTATCTTTCTGTGTGCCGGTATAAAGCTTCTCCCTTAATCCATGCAGTTCTCTTATCATATAGTCATGAATAGTCCATTTATTGACTGAAGTAGAATCATAGGTGATGGATTGAGCTGTAAGATGTGATACCAATTTCTTTTTATCGAATTTATCCAAAGAAAAACGATATCCGGTTTTATTGAAATCCTGATAACGCTCAATATAAGCGATAACACCGCTATCAACTTCTAATTGCACATTTCGGACATAATCCTGCTTCTTCTTCTTGATATATTTATCTTCGAAATTAAGCTTTACAATGTTGCCTTTAGGGATTATATAAGAGCCCAGGCCATAGGTCATTATCGATATAATTGCTGCAGAAACCATGTAGGGTCGCAACATTCGTTTAAAACTCATTCCCCCAGCAAACATAGCAATGATTTCAGAATTTTCTGCCAGTTTGGAAGTAAAGAAGATTACAGCAATAAAGACAAAGAGCGGGCTGAATAGATTGGCAAAGTAGGGGATAAAGTTCATATAATATTCGAAAACAATAGCTTTTAATGGTGCTTCATTTTCCATGAACTTATCCATCTTCTCGTTGATATCAAACACTACGGCAATAGAAATGATAAGACCTATTGCAAAGACATAAGTCCCCAGGAATTTCCTGATAATATACCAATCTAACCTTTTTAGAATCTTATTACTCATCCTGTCTTTATTATAATCTTGTCGAAACCCGATCAACCATCATTGGTTTCCAGGTTGAAAAGTCACCTGCTATTATGTGCTTTCGTGCTTCACCCACAAGCCATAAATAAAATGCTAGGTTATGTATAGAGGCTATTTGTAGTGCCAACAATTCTTTTGAATGGAAAAGATGTCGTAAATAAGCTTTTGAATAGAGGATATCAACATATGAGGCACCATTAGCTTCAATAGGAGAGAAGTCTTTTTCCCATTTCTTATTGCGCATATTAATGATTCCGTCTTTAGTAAACAGCATCCCGTTTCTACCGTTACGCGTTGGCATTACACAATCAAACATATCCACGCCTCGTTCTATTCCTTCCAAGATGTTTACCGGTGTTCCAACACCCATCAAATAACGTGGCTTGTCTTTAGGGAGAATTTCATTAACCAGCTCTACCATCTCATACATTTTTTCTACTGGTTCACCTACTGCAAGTCCTCCAATTGCATTTCCATCACATTCTTTAGAAGCCACGAATTCTGCAGATTGTCTGCGTAGATCAGGATAAACGCATCCCTGAACAATCGGGAACAGAGACTGACTGTAGCCATATTTGGGTTCAGTTGAATTAAAACGCTTAATGCAACGATCCAGCCAGCGATGAGTAAGCCCAAGAGACTTTTTGGCATAAGCATAATCAGAATCCCCCGGAGGACATTCATCAAATGCCATCATGATATCTGCCCCGATAGAACGTTCTATATCCATTACCTTCTCTGGGGTAAAAACATGTTTGCTTCCGTCAATATGAGAACGGAATTCAGCACCTTCTTCTCGTAATTTTCTGATTCCAGATAGAGAAAAGACCTGAAAACCTCCACTATCGGTAAGAATTGGTTTATCGAAACTGTTGAATTTGTGCAGTCCACCCGCCTTTTCGAGTACATCAAGTCCGGGACGTAAATAAAGATGATACGTATTTCCCAGAATTATTTGTGCTTTAATATCTTGCAACAATTCTGTTTGATGCACCGCCTTCACGGAACCAGCTGTTCCTACCGGCATAAAAATCGGAGTCTCTATCTGCCCGTGATCAGTTGTAATTAACCCTGCCCGCGCATTGGTTTTAGAATCCGTATATTGTAATTCAAATTTCATTTATTCTGTGGTTTCATTGAGAAATCAATCGCATCAGTCACTTTCTCGTCAGTTAAAGCCAAGGTAAATACCTCTTTAATATCACTTACATAGTGGAATGTCAGGCCTTTCAGATAAACTTCCTGAATTTCGTCAATGTTCTTTTTGTTTTCCTCACTTAAAATTATCTCCTTAATGCCTGCACGTTTTGCTGCAAGTATCTTTTCTTTGATACCACCAACAGGAAGAACTTTACCTCTTAATGTAATTTCTCCGGTCATAGCCAGATTCTTCTTTACTTTTCTTTGAGTGAGAGCAGAAGCCAGTGATGTAGCCATTGTGATACCAGCTGATGGTCCGTCTTTCGGAATCGCTCCTTCGGGAACATGTATGTGTACATTCCAATTGTCAAAGATTTCTTCATCAATTGCAAGAACCGATGCGTGTGCACGAATATATTCCAGTGCCAGCATAGCCGACTCTT
The Bacteroides sedimenti genome window above contains:
- a CDS encoding DEAD/DEAH box helicase; the encoded protein is MKFSELKLDDTVLQALDAMNFDECTPVQEAAIPVILEGRDLIAVAQTGTGKTAAFLLPIINKLCREKHPEDAINCIIMSPTRELAQQIDQQMEGFSYFMPVSSVAVFGGNDGVLFEQQKKGLTLGADVVIATPGRLLSHISLGYVDLSRVSYFVLDEADRMLDMGFYDDIMQVVNLLPKERQTIMFSATMPANIQKLANTILNNPAEIKLAVSKPADKIVQAAYVCYENQKLNIIQSLFSEEVPEKVIIFASSKLKVKEVTKSLKLLKLNVGEMHSDLEQAQRDHIMREFKNGRINILVATDIVSRGIDIDDIRLVINYDVPNDSEDYVHRIGRTARANNDGVALTFVSEKEQGAFKSIENFLDKTIYKIPIPSELGEAPVYNPRTHSKGGGGKFKGKRNFSRNRKDKK
- a CDS encoding LptF/LptG family permease, which gives rise to MSNKILKRLDWYIIRKFLGTYVFAIGLIISIAVVFDINEKMDKFMENEAPLKAIVFEYYMNFIPYFANLFSPLFVFIAVIFFTSKLAENSEIIAMFAGGMSFKRMLRPYMVSAAIISIMTYGLGSYIIPKGNIVKLNFEDKYIKKKKQDYVRNVQLEVDSGVIAYIERYQDFNKTGYRFSLDKFDKKKLVSHLTAQSITYDSTSVNKWTIHDYMIRELHGLREKLYTGTQKDTTIMMEPSDFLIMKNQQETMTSPKLKEYIDKQKQRGFANIKVFEIEYERRIAMSFASFILTTIGVALSSRRIKGGMGLHLGLGLALSFSYIMFQTVSSTFAVNGNVPPIVAVWIPNIVFTIIAIVLYRNAPK
- a CDS encoding lipoprotein signal peptidase produces the protein MKLKISKGQISVIIVLSVLVIDQIIKILVKTGMYLHESIRVCGNWFYIYFTENNGMAFGMELFGKLFLTSFRIIAVTLIGYYIVKVVKKNYKTGYIVCLSMILAGALGNIIDSVFYGVFFSASVPELYVNSSLATFLPDGGGYSSLLHGKVVDMFYFPIIDTTWPSWVPFVGGNHFIFFSPIFNFADASISCGIIALLIFYNKYLNEGHSTKKEAIKNDEQQTK
- the serB gene encoding phosphoserine phosphatase SerB; translation: MTKSATELILIRITGEDRPGLTASVTEILSKYDVTILDIGQADIHNTLSLGILFKTKEQHSGSIMKELLFKASSLGITIRFYPISVEEYEDWVGMQGKNRYILTLLGRKLTATQISAVTRIVADQGLNIDAIKRLTGRIPLDEKKANIRSCIELSVRGNPKNKEEMQAQLLKLSGELNMDYSFQLDNMYRRMRRLICFDMDSTLIETEVIDELAVRAGVGDEVKAITESAMRGEIDFIESFRKRVALLKGLDVSVMKEIAENLPITEGVDRLMVVLKRYGYKIAILSGGFTYFGNYLKQKYGIDYVYANELEIVDGKLTGNYVGDIVDGKRKAELLRLIAQVENVDIAQTIAVGDGANDLPMLGIAGLGIAYHAKPKVKQTAKQSINTIGLDGVLYFLGFKDSYLDEQGRL
- a CDS encoding DUF4296 domain-containing protein, coding for MMSSKLNKLFIGFVIASCCGFSACKKKMPGDVLSKGEMEDVLVDYHLARAMAENLPSEERYKQILYINAVYDKYGITEKDFNSSLEWYSRHTEDMVKIYEKVDKRLLAQKEKNKVLLASSGTEEQKQSATGDTVNIWNKQKYYKLTESSTSNKFYFSIYPDNNFKERDIFIWSIRCSFATAKKHPQDAVMAMVIKYDNDSVITQTRNIGNNGMYIIRIQNDSPSNIREIKGFVYYNHLGSYPQDALIVDKISLTRYHVKGAPAPVQTPATPPAQNTIIPDTARPATPTNQTVQPEVKPAGTDTIKKVPVNSAVPRRRTINKTNSGNQNNNQISPERSR
- a CDS encoding TlpA family protein disulfide reductase, whose product is MRYVKWLFVVLLITSLTSFVGKDKPTGGLNIGDVAPAIKFRTTLNNQLLNLKDLKKKYVLVNFWATYDAKSRMTNVSLNNAIRKTFNKVNFVSISFDEYQSIFKETVRKDRIVAPICYAETKGESSRLYKEYSLDRGFGNYLLDENGVIIAKDISASQLPSFIN
- the tgt gene encoding tRNA guanosine(34) transglycosylase Tgt — protein: MKFELQYTDSKTNARAGLITTDHGQIETPIFMPVGTAGSVKAVHQTELLQDIKAQIILGNTYHLYLRPGLDVLEKAGGLHKFNSFDKPILTDSGGFQVFSLSGIRKLREEGAEFRSHIDGSKHVFTPEKVMDIERSIGADIMMAFDECPPGDSDYAYAKKSLGLTHRWLDRCIKRFNSTEPKYGYSQSLFPIVQGCVYPDLRRQSAEFVASKECDGNAIGGLAVGEPVEKMYEMVELVNEILPKDKPRYLMGVGTPVNILEGIERGVDMFDCVMPTRNGRNGMLFTKDGIINMRNKKWEKDFSPIEANGASYVDILYSKAYLRHLFHSKELLALQIASIHNLAFYLWLVGEARKHIIAGDFSTWKPMMVDRVSTRL
- a CDS encoding TraR/DksA family transcriptional regulator; protein product: MAEKTRYTDAELEEFRAIILEKLEKAQKDYDQLKLSIMNQDGNDIIDTSPTYKVLEEGANTLSKEEVGRLALRQQKFIQSLQAALVRIENKTYGICRETGKLIPAERLRVVPHATLSIEAKEGKR